GGCTTTCATCCCAGGGAAAATGTGGAATCCATGGCGGCTGGCCGTCCCTTGAATGACGAGCAACGCTGGCCCTGGCTTTCCATTCTGTGCCAGGCTGCAGTCGAGGAGCAGGCAAAGACGGGCATGGCGGTCACGATTGCCTGCTCGGCACTGAAGCGGCGCTACCGCGACTTCATGCGCGAGAAACTGGGTGGAGAAACGCTCTTCATCCATCTCGACGCCGACAGAGACGTCATTTTCGAGCGGCTCACCAGCAGACCCGGCCACTTCATGCCACCGGCGCTCCTGGACAGCCAGCTCGCAGATCTTGAGGCACCAACAGGCGAGGCCGGCTGCCATCGCCTTGATGTCTCGGAAAACCGGGCACGCGTGGTCGAGCGCGCCCTTGTCCTCTGCCGTCAGGCAGAAAAAGCCGCGTCTGGCAGCGCGGTTCAGACCGAAGATTCTTGAAACGGAGGAAATCATGCTGAAGACATTCGCCAAGCTGTGTGCCGCAACAGGTATCGCAGCCATCATTTCCGGGGCGGCTTTCGCTCAGGAACATACCTTCAAGTTCCAGTCGTCCGATCCGGCTGGCAACCCGAATTTCGAACTGCAGAAGGGCTGGGCCGAGAATGTTGCGGAAGCGACTGACGGCAAGGTCAAGATCGAGCTTCTGCCGGTCGGCTCCATCGTCGAGCATCAGGAAACGCAGGATGCGATTGCCGCCGGCATTCTCGACGGCCACATCACCGACACATCCTATTTCGCCGGCAAGGATGCTGCCTTCGGCCTCATCGCCAACCCGGTCGGTGCCTGGTCCTCACCGCAGCAGATGTTCGACTTCATGAACGAGGGCGGCGGCAAGGAGCTGATGAACGAGCTTCTCAACCCCTATGGTCTGCAGTTCATTGGCGCGACCACGCCGGGTCTTGAAGCATTCGTGTCGGCCGTGCCGCTTGATGGCGTTGACGATCTCAAGGGCGTGAAAATGCGTGCGCCGGAAGGCCTCGTGCAGCAGGTGTTTGCCGCAGCAGGTGCAGCACCGGTCAACCTGCCGGGCTCGGAAGTCTTCACCTCGCTCGACAAGGGCGTGATCGAAGCTGCCGACTACTCGGTCTTCTCGACCAACCAGGCGCAGGGCCTGCATGACGTCGCCCCGCATCCGGTCTATCCGGGCTTCCACTCCATGCCGCTCGTCGAAGTCTCGATGAACAAGCAGAAATGGGATGCGCTGCCGGAAGACCTGCAGGCAACTCTGGAACAGACCGTCCGCGACTTCGCCCAGCACCAGGTCAAGACGCTTTCCGAAGCTGACGAAAAGGCTGTTGCGCAAGCCAAGGAAGGTGGCGAGATCACCGTCCACAACTGGTCTGATGAAGAGCGCGCCAAGTTCCGCTCCATCGCCACGGGCGAGTGGGAAAAGGTTGCCGGCCGCTCTGCCAATGCGCAGAAGGTGTATGACACCCTCACCGGTTACCTCAAGGAAAAGGGCCTGGTCGAGTAAGGCTCAGGGCATCACCGCCGGTCAGCAATGGCCGGCGGTGTCTTATTGATGCTGCGCGATGGACGCGAGGAGATCGGGCGTGGAAAACAAGGACGAAGTCCTGGCCGTGGAAGCGGTGACAGGCGAGAAACGCAAGGCCATTGCCGAAGCCGGCATTCTTGGCAACATCATTGATCGCGTGGGGCTGGTCTTCGCGCTTTGCTTCATTGTCTCGATGAGCATTCTCATTCTCGAGATCTTCATGCGCTATGTGCTCAATTCGCCAACGCTTTGGGCGCATGAGACGACCATTTTCCTCTGCGCCATCGCCTTCATCTATGGCGGTGTCTACTGCGCGGCACATGACCGCCATATCCGCGTGGTCCTGATCTACGACATGGTCGGCCCGAAAATGCGCCGCATGCTCGATGTCGTCATCTCTCTGGTCTGCTTCTTCTCCGCCGCGTTCTTCGCCTATGCCTCCTGGCTCATGGTTGCGCGGTCGGTCTGGTCACCCGATGGTGCCATCCGGCTGGAACGCACGGGCAGCGCCTGGAACCCGCCCTATCCTGCACTCCTGAAGCTCTTCATGCTGGCCATGCTCCTCGTCTTGGCAGTGCAGTTCATCATCCTTGCCTATAACTACGCGCGCAAGCCGCAGCGCTGAGGGGGCTAGAGCTTTATGTTGGAACTTTCCGCTCTCGGCATCGAATATGGCACGCTTGTCATGTTCGCCATGCTGCTGGGCATGCTGCTCACCGGCATGCCGCTTGCATTCGTCACGCTCTTCGTCGCGCTGTTTTTCGCGCTTGGCTGGTTCGGCCCCATGGCCGTGCCGCTGATCACCAGCCGCGTCTATTCCTTCGTCTCCTCCTTCGTCTTCGTCTCGGTGCCCATGTTCGTGCTGATGGCGGCGATCCTCGACCGGTCGGGAATTGCGCGTGACCTGTTTGATGCGATGCGTCTCATCGGCGGTCGGTTGCGCGGCGGCGTGGCCGTGCAGACAATCTTCGTTGCTGTGATTCTGGCTGCCATGAGCGGCATCATTGGCGGCGAGATCGTTCTTCTGGGGCTCATCGCGTTGCCGCAGATGCTGCGCCTTGGCTACGACCGCAATCTTGCGATCGGCGTTGTGTGCGCGGGCGGTGCGCTGGGCACCATGGTGCCGCCATCCATTGTTCTGATCATCTACGGCCTGACCGCCAATGTCTCCATCGGCGAACTCTTCACCTCGGCCTTCCTGCCGGGCCTGATGTTGGCCGGTTTCTATGTGGCCTATGTGCTGATCCGCTCCTATCTGAACCCCTCCATGGCTCCCATCCCCGAAGAGGATGAGGGAAGCTATCGCGAGCGGTTGAAGCTGCTCAAGGGCCTGGTCCTGCCGGTGATGGTGGTGATCTTCGTGCTCGGCTCCATCTATGGCGGCATCGCATCGGTCACCGAGGCGTCGGCCGTCGGTGTTGCCGGCGTGATCCTGTCGACCGCCATTCGCGGCGAGCTCAACCTCGAACTCATCAAGGGCGCGGTCCTGCAGACGCTGTCCACCTGCGGCATGATCGTCTGGATCGGCATCGGCGCAAGTGCCCTCGTCGGCGTCTTCAACCTGATGGGCGGCATCAATTTCGTCTCCGCGCTGATCACCGGCATTTCCGACAATCCGACCATCGTCCTGCTGTTCATGATGCTGATCCTGTTCGTGCTCGGCATGTTCCTGGACTGGGTGGGCATTGCGCTCCTGACCATGCCGATCTTCGTGCCGATCATCGTCGAGCTTGGCTATGATCCGGTATGGTTCGGCGTGCTGTTCTGCATGAACATGCAGGTCTCGTTCCTGTCGCCGCCCTTCGGTCCGGCCGCCTTTTATCTGAAAAGCGTGGCCCCGCCGGAAATCTCGCTTGGCGACATCTTCAAATCACTGATGCCATTCATCGCATTGCAGATACTGGCAGTGGCAATTCTCATCGCCTTCCCCGGCATCACCGGTCGATAGGCGGAAAAAATCCGGGCGGCGCGGCAGACCTGCGCCGCCCTTCTTTTTGGGTCACCCGCTTTTCCAGGCCCTGCGACATTGCGTACATCCACGTTTATACATTCCATATACGTCCGGCTGTCGCCGCAACACACCTTCCCCGGACACAAGAATTTCAATTTTTACGTGCAGTTCCGCAACGGCATGATTTCGCGGATATTTTTCCGTTCTGTACCACCCCAACGCCCTGTTCCATCGCACAACTGCGCCTCATATGCCCCTTGCCATCATCCCGTCGATAAGCAGGTGCGAACAGCCTGCGACATCCCCCTGCGACAGTCCTGCAGATTGCACTCGCGTGAAAGATGTATATTTGCTTGGTGCATTATGACTGGCAAAGCACTGTTTGCTGAAAGACCAGTCGTCCGACTTCTAGCCAGAGCGCCGATTTTGAAGCTCGCAGCGGGAGGCGGGGCCCCTGAAGGGATCATTTTTGAAAAGTAATTGGTTCGAGGAACTGTT
This genomic window from Nitratireductor basaltis contains:
- a CDS encoding TRAP transporter large permease, which encodes MLELSALGIEYGTLVMFAMLLGMLLTGMPLAFVTLFVALFFALGWFGPMAVPLITSRVYSFVSSFVFVSVPMFVLMAAILDRSGIARDLFDAMRLIGGRLRGGVAVQTIFVAVILAAMSGIIGGEIVLLGLIALPQMLRLGYDRNLAIGVVCAGGALGTMVPPSIVLIIYGLTANVSIGELFTSAFLPGLMLAGFYVAYVLIRSYLNPSMAPIPEEDEGSYRERLKLLKGLVLPVMVVIFVLGSIYGGIASVTEASAVGVAGVILSTAIRGELNLELIKGAVLQTLSTCGMIVWIGIGASALVGVFNLMGGINFVSALITGISDNPTIVLLFMMLILFVLGMFLDWVGIALLTMPIFVPIIVELGYDPVWFGVLFCMNMQVSFLSPPFGPAAFYLKSVAPPEISLGDIFKSLMPFIALQILAVAILIAFPGITGR
- a CDS encoding gluconokinase, with amino-acid sequence MPEQTSMTDRLENPALNGPRYIIFMGVCGVGKSTVAKAVADALPARFLEADGFHPRENVESMAAGRPLNDEQRWPWLSILCQAAVEEQAKTGMAVTIACSALKRRYRDFMREKLGGETLFIHLDADRDVIFERLTSRPGHFMPPALLDSQLADLEAPTGEAGCHRLDVSENRARVVERALVLCRQAEKAASGSAVQTEDS
- a CDS encoding TRAP transporter substrate-binding protein, producing the protein MLKTFAKLCAATGIAAIISGAAFAQEHTFKFQSSDPAGNPNFELQKGWAENVAEATDGKVKIELLPVGSIVEHQETQDAIAAGILDGHITDTSYFAGKDAAFGLIANPVGAWSSPQQMFDFMNEGGGKELMNELLNPYGLQFIGATTPGLEAFVSAVPLDGVDDLKGVKMRAPEGLVQQVFAAAGAAPVNLPGSEVFTSLDKGVIEAADYSVFSTNQAQGLHDVAPHPVYPGFHSMPLVEVSMNKQKWDALPEDLQATLEQTVRDFAQHQVKTLSEADEKAVAQAKEGGEITVHNWSDEERAKFRSIATGEWEKVAGRSANAQKVYDTLTGYLKEKGLVE
- a CDS encoding TRAP transporter small permease subunit — translated: MENKDEVLAVEAVTGEKRKAIAEAGILGNIIDRVGLVFALCFIVSMSILILEIFMRYVLNSPTLWAHETTIFLCAIAFIYGGVYCAAHDRHIRVVLIYDMVGPKMRRMLDVVISLVCFFSAAFFAYASWLMVARSVWSPDGAIRLERTGSAWNPPYPALLKLFMLAMLLVLAVQFIILAYNYARKPQR